In the Streptomyces sp. WMMC940 genome, GAGCCGGACCGGCGCCGGCTCGGGGTCCGGATCGGCGGCCACGTGCTCGACGCCGGCGCCGCGGCGCACACGCTCGGCTCCCCGTACGCCGCGCTGCTCGCCCAGCCCGGCCTGGGACCGCTGCTCGCGGCCGGCCGCACCGCCTGGCGGGACGTACGGCGCGCGCTCACCGCATGGGTGACGGTGCCGGCCCACCGCCGGGACATCGAGCCGCTGCTCCACCCGCTCGGCTCGGTGACGCTCCATCTGCCCTACGACGTCGCCGACTACGTCGACTTCTACGCCAGCGAGCACCACGCCACCAACGTCGGCCGCATCTTCCGTCCGGACGGCGAGCCGCTCACGCCCAACTGGAAGCATCTTCCGATCGGTTACCACGGCCGCTCCGGCACCGTCGTCGTCTCCGGCACGGAGGTCGTCCGCCCCTCCGGACAGCGGAAGGCCCCCGCCGACCCCGCTCCCGTCTTCGGCCCGTCGGTCAAGCTGGACATCGAGGCGGAGGTCGGCTTCGTCGTCGGCACACCCTCCGAACTCGGCCGGCCCGTCCCGCTGAACGGTTTCCGCGACCATGTCTTCGGGCTCCAGTTGCTCAACGACTGGTCCGCGCGCGACATCCAGGCCTGGGAGTACGTGCCCCTCGGCCCGTTCCTCGGCAAGTCGTTCGCCACGTCCGTGTCCGCCTGGGTCACCCCGCTGGAGGCCCTCGACGCGGCCCGGGTCACCC is a window encoding:
- the fahA gene encoding fumarylacetoacetase, with amino-acid sequence MPEQSPLDLAEGDPFGPHNLPYGVFTTADEPDRRRLGVRIGGHVLDAGAAAHTLGSPYAALLAQPGLGPLLAAGRTAWRDVRRALTAWVTVPAHRRDIEPLLHPLGSVTLHLPYDVADYVDFYASEHHATNVGRIFRPDGEPLTPNWKHLPIGYHGRSGTVVVSGTEVVRPSGQRKAPADPAPVFGPSVKLDIEAEVGFVVGTPSELGRPVPLNGFRDHVFGLQLLNDWSARDIQAWEYVPLGPFLGKSFATSVSAWVTPLEALDAARVTPPDRDFGLLPYLDDSGDEEPGGFDLRISVAVNGQIVSEPPFATMYWTAAQQLAHMTVNGASLRTGDLYGSGTVSGPEVHQRGSLLELTWNGRDPLELPYGKRTFLEDGDEVTITAWAPGPDGVKVGLGEVTGRIVPADEGVLQK